From one Oncorhynchus clarkii lewisi isolate Uvic-CL-2024 chromosome 6, UVic_Ocla_1.0, whole genome shotgun sequence genomic stretch:
- the LOC139410654 gene encoding arrestin domain-containing protein 3-like, with product MFFASGKISASIHTERQGYQQGEALKVRAIIVNNSTRPVTPKYYLYEKQCFYAQKKRKVHTHNILKEKGDRVPAGTRQTVTQVLTIPPQLPATIFNCPILKLEYRLKVVLDVKLAIDPEIKLPIVVLTATQTLGQEPPPYSSFGFESQVPTASELPPPYEMFASSSNFYRKM from the exons ATGTTCTTTGCATCTGGAAAAATCTCTGCGAGCATTCACACTGAGAGGCAGGGATACCAGCAAG gAGAGGCTCTGAAAGTCAGGGCAATTATTGTCAACAACTCAACTCGCCCAGTGACCCCAAAATACTACCTGTACGAAAAGCAGTGTTTCTACGCCCAGAAGAAGAGGAAAGTCCACACCCACAACATCTTGAAAGAGAAGGGCGATCGGGTCCCTGCTGGCACTCGGCAGACGGTGACCCAAGTTTTGACCATCCCTCCACAACTCCCTGCCACCATCTTCAACTGTCCTATACTCAAATTAGAGTACCGATTGAAG GTCGTTCTTGATGTTAAACTGGCCATAGACCCTGAGATCAAGCTACCTATCGTTGTTCTTACTGCAACTCAAACTCTTGGACAGGAACCCCCACCTTACTCCAGTTTTGGTTTTGAGTCACAAGTCCCAACTGCATCTGAGCTACCACCCCCCTACGAAATGTTTGCTTCCTCGTCAAATTTCTATAGAAAAATGTAG